GGTTAGAGCAACCACAGCGAGAATCCACTAGAAACCATTGGCAAGCGGCCGATGAAATATGCTGTAATTTCCGTGTTTTCGCTGCGTGCTTCGCGTGTATTAGTGATGCCGATTTTTCGCCCTATTGACTTTTCAACGGCGGCTGGCTAGAAGCCCGCCGCAATCGATGCCGCAAACGGCGTCTGGAGTTATCCCCAGCATCAGAAGGGCACCAAGGACCAGCAGGCTGACGCCGATCTTGCTTGAGATTGCGCGAAGTGCTTGGATGAACCTGAGGCTTGGCGTAAACTGATACCCGCAAACGACGATAAGAAGGGAAACTCCATGAGTGTGCGTGTGTCCGGTAAACATATGGAAATTGGTGACTCGTTCCGTCAAAAGATCGAGGACCAAATTGGTATGGCCATCACGAAATACTTCGACGGGGGATATTCGGGTCAGGTGACCGTGGAAAAGGCGAGTTCTCGTTACTCGGCAGACTGCAAGCTTCATCTCGACAGTGGGGTGGTGCTGCATGCGGCCGGCGAGGCGACGGACCCGCTGCTGGCTTTCGACGCCGCCTCGGAGCGCATCGAAAAGCGCCTGCGCCGCTACAAGCGCAAGCTGAAGGACCATCATGCCGGAAACCATCTGAACGGTTTTGCAGAAGTCTCCTACACGGTCATGGATTCCGTTCCTGACCACGAGGATGAAATCCCCGACGATTTCGCGCCCGCCATCGTCGCCGAAAGCACGAAGCAGCTGAAGACCATGTCGGTCGCCACCGCCGTGATGGCGCTCGACATGACCGACGAGCCGCTTCTCCTGTTCCGCAGCCCCGGCAAGGAACACTTGAACATCGTTTACCGTCGGCACGACGGAAATATTGGCTGGATCGATTCAGCCAATATCAAAGGCTGAGATCAGGCGGTGAGCGGCGGTATCGCCGCCGCTCGTTGCATTTGATCCCGGCGACAGAAGGAAAAAGAAATGGCATTGGCAGATTTGCTCCATCAGGATGCGATCATTCCCGCCCTCAGAGTAAATTCCAAGAAACAGTTGCTTCAGGAATTGGCCGCAAGAGCCGCCAGGATCACCGGGCTCTCCGAACGGGAGATCTTCGACGTCATCCTGCAGCGCGAACGCCTTGGCTCGACCGGCGTCGGCAACGGCATCGCCATTCCCCACGGCAAGCTGGTCAACATCCATTCGATCGTCGGCATCTTCGCCCGGCTGGAGCAGCCGGTCGATTTCGAAGCCCTGGACGACCAGCCTGTCGACCTCGTCTTCCTGCTGCTGGCGCCGGAAGGTGCGGGCGCCGATCATCTCAAGGCCCTGTCGCGGATCGCCCGCGTGCTGCGCGATCACGATCTGGTCGCCAAGCTGCGCGCTACTGATTCCGCTTCGGCAATCTACGCCTTCCTCAACGAAGAGCAGACGTCGAACGCTGCCTGAGCGTCATTCATCCCTGAAATGCAAAAGGCGCCGGCTCATCCCGGCGCCTTTTGCATGGTAAGGACCTGATGCTCAGAACTCTTCCCAGCTATCCTGCGCCACGGCAGCCGAACCGCGCGATGGCGCTGCCGCACGGCGGACCGCGGGGGTGGCATGCGGCGAAGCGGCCGAGGCAGTCGGCGCCCGCATCTGCTGGGCAACCGAGGTCAGTGCTGCGGCATTGCTCGAGCCTGCGACCCTGAAACGGGTAGCAAGCGCCTTCAGCGTCTGTGCCTCGTCGTTGAGGGCGACGCTGGCGGCCGTTGCTTCCTCCACCATCGCCGCATTCTGCTGCGTCACCTGGTCCATCTGGTTCATGGCCTGGTTGATCTCCTTCAGGCCGACGGCCTGTTCGCTGGCCGATGCCGAGATCTGCCGGATGAGATCGTTGATGCTCATCACCTGTTCGGCGATCTTGTGCAGCGTGCCGCCGGCTCGCCCGACGAGATCGACGCCTTCCTTGACCTGGACGGCCGAGGTGTTGATCAGCGTCTTGATTTCCTTGGCGGCATTGGCCGAACGCTGCGCCAGTTCGCGCACCTCCTGGGCGACGACGGCAAAGCCCTTGCCGGCTTCCCCGGCACGCGCCGCCTCGACACCGGCGTTCAGCGCCAGCAGGTTGGTCTGGAAGGCGATCTCGTCGATGACGCTAATGATCCTCGAAACTTCCGTCGAAGACTGTTCGATGCCCTGCATCGAGGCGATCGCCTTCTGCACCACTTCGCCGGACTTTTCGGCATCCTGGCAGGCGAGGTTGACGTTGTCGGCGGCCGTACGGGCGTTGTCGGCGCTGGAATCGACCTGGGCGGTGAGTTCGTTGAGCGCCGCCGCCGTCTCCTCCAGGCTTGCCGCCTGCTGTTCGGTGCGCTTGGCGAGGTCGGAGGCGCTGTTGCTGATTTCGCCGGTGCCCAAGCCGATATTGGCGACGCTGAGGTTCATCGTATTGATGGTTTCTTCGAGGCTCGCAAGGGCGGCGTTGAAGTCCTGTTTCAGCTTGCCGTATTCGCCGGGGAAATCATCGGTGATGCGGTGGCTGAGATTGCCTTGCGACAGCGCCGAAAGGCCGGTGCCGACGATCGAGACGATATGGCGCTGCAGCGATACCGATTGCTGGCGTTCCGATTCCGAACGGCCGCGCTCGGTCTCCGCCGCCTGCCGCTCCCTGGCGGCCTCGTCTTCGAGACGACGGCTGTCGGCGAGCGTGAAGCGGAAGCCTTCGAGTGCCTTGGCGACCGAACCGATTTCGTCGGTACGGTCCTGGGCGGCGACCGGCTCGTCATACTTGCCGTCACCGAGCGCTTCGACGCTGGCAACCAGCCCGCCGAGCGGCCGCTGCACCAGCGAGCGGACGGCGAAATAGAGCGCCAGCATCACCGCGCCGAGCACGATCAGGCCGTTGACGATCATCATGGTGGTCTGATCCTGCACCGGTGCGTTGATCGCCGTATGCGGCACATCGACGAGCACGATCCAGGTGGCGTTGACGCCGGGAACCGCGAACGGATAGACGACACGGTCGAAGGGATCGAGGCCGTCATAGGTGAGGTTCCTGACGAGGCCTGGCTGTTTGCTCGACAGCGCCGATTTGACGGTGTCGGCGCCTTCGCCGTCATACTGCTTGGTCATCAGGTCGGGGATCGGCGCGACGATCCAGTTGCCGGTCTGCGACAGCAGCGTGACGCGGCCCGAGCCGAAGGGATGCAGCGCCTGCAGCTTGTCGGTCAGCGATTTCAGCGAGATGTCGACGCCGCCGACGCCGATCATCTTGCCACCTGACATCACGGGATAGGCGATCGAGGTCAACAGCGTCGGAACGTCGGTACCTTCGGCCATATAAGGCGTGGTGATCGCGCCCTTGCCGCTGTCGGCGGCGAGCTTCCACCATTCGGCGGTATAATCATTGTCGAACGTCGAATATTGGATGCCGCCGTCCTTGGTTTTCGACCAGTAGGGCGCAAACGCGCCGTTCTTGTTCGTGCCCTCATCATTGTTGTTGGCGATCTCGGTGGTCTTGCCGTCAAGCGCGCCGAGCTGTTCGCAGAACCAGCTGCCGAAGGCGAAGGCGTTCTGTTCGAGATTGGCCTTCAGCACGTTGATCATGCCCTTGCGATCGAGCGATTTGCCTTCATGGCCGCGGCCGATGACGCCGGACATGGTGCGTGCGGCGCTGGCGAGTTCGCCGACATTGGCGGCGATTTCATTGGCGATCGCTTTCGCCTCGAGGTTCGCCTGATCCATCGTCAGCGTCTGGACGCGGTCCCGGGTCTGGCCGATGAGGAAAAAGTTCGAAACGACAAGGACAAGCGCGATGGCGATGCCGGTGATGACGATGAGTTTCGCAGCAAGCGATTTCATGCGGAAAATGGACATGGGAATCCTCGGGCAAGGATGCGCCGAACGGGCATTCTCCGGCGCAGGAGCGAAGGCATCGCCCCGTCATGGAGCCGCCGCCTGCAGCGCGGTGCATCTTTTAAAGACGCGCAAAGGACGCCGCAGCATTTGAATTATGCAGTGGACGCCGGATCAAAGGCATGTGTCACCGGCGACCAGCAGCAACATCGCCGCGGATCTGTTAAATTTGAATGAAACTTGAGCCGTGGGCCGCGGCAAAAAGGCAAGAATTCCCCTTAAAATTAAGGGCTCTGCCGGCGGCTTCGCAAAGAGACGCGGCTTATATCCTGGCTACGACGTCCTCACCCCGAGGGATCGAAGGCTGTGCCCCGGATTTGAGGCAGGCGAGTGAACCGGCAACGGCGGCACGGCGCAGCGCCGAGGCAAAATCCAGGCCCTCGTCGAGGCTCGCTGCGAAATAGCCGCAGAAAGTGTCACCGGCGCCGACCGTGTCGACCGGTTCGATCTTCAGACCCTGCGCCCTTGAGATCGCCCCGTCGCGGATGGCGATGACGCCGTCGCCGCCAAGCGTCACGATCAGCGTCTGGCCGGTTTCGGCATGCAGTCGTGTCAGGGCTGCTTCGCGCGCTGGTGTGTCCATGCCGTCCTGTCCGGCGAGCCGCTCGAACTCGGTCTCATTGGCAATGACGATATCGGCAAGCCGGCCAAGACGCGGCGCATCGGGAATCAAGGGAGCAAGGTTGAGGATGCTGGTGACGCCCTTGGCGCGGGCGGCCGAGAGCGCGCGTTCGATGGCATCGGCCGGCACTTCGAACTGCAGCATCAGGATATCGCCTTCCGTCATGCCGCCGATTGCCGTCTCGGCATCGTTGGGGGTGACCAGGCCATTGGCGCCGGGAACGACGGCAATCATGTTTTCGCCGTCGCCGCCGACAAGGATCAGCGCCGTGCCGGTGGGACCGTCGACATGCTTGACCAGAGAAAGATCGGTTCCCGCATCATCGAGCAGGGCAAGGGCATCGGCGGCGAAGCTATCCTTGCCGACAGCGCCGGCCATATGGACATAGCGGCCGGCGCGCCGCGCGGCCAGCGCCTGGTTGGCGCCCTTGCCGCCGGCAGCGGTGGCAAAACCATTGCCGGCCACCGTCTCGCCGGGCTTCGGCAGACGTTCGGTGGTGGCGATGAGATCCATGTTGATGGACCCGAAAACTGTGATCATCAGGGGTGTCCCGTCCTTTGGCGCATGCGGGCGAGACACTGCCCGAAGCGGTCACTCTTCGTCAACCACCCTGAGCTTGAGAAGACCGGTGCGGCTTTCCACCGATTTGGCTGCGGGTTCGGCGTCGCGGCCCGGTTTGCTGTCGCCGCCGGCCTCGAATTCCAGCGCTTCGATCTTGGCGCCGCGCTTGGTCAGTTTGTCGGCCGAGGTAACGACCATGTCGATATCCTTCTGCGCCATGGCAAAATGGCCCTGCAGCTTGCGCACCCGCTCATCGAGGCGGCCGAGATCGTCCATCAGGATCGCCACTTCGCCCTGGATCAGATGCGCCTGCGCCCGCATGCGCTGATCCTTGAGCACGGCCTGGATCACCTGGATCGACAGCATCAGCAGCGACGGCGAGACGATGACGATGCGCGCGCGGTGCGCCTTCTGCACCACCGGCTCGAAGTTTTCGTGGATCTCGGCGAAGATCGATTCCGACGGCACGAAGAGAAAGGCCGTATCCTGGGTTTCCCCCTGGATCAGGTATTTCTCGGAAATGTCCCTTATATGGACCTCCATGTCGCGGCGGAACTGCTGGCCGGCGATCTTGCCGGCCTCCGGGCTGCCGGCGTCGCGGATCGCGTTCCAGGCTTCGAGCGGAAATTTCGCATCGATCACCAGCGGCGGCGCGCCGTTCGGCATGCGGATCGTGCAGTCCGGCCGGGAGCCGTTCGACAGCGTCTGCTGAAAGGCATAGGCGCCCATCGGCAGGCCGTCGGCAACGATGGTTTCCATTCGCGACTGGCCGAAGGCGCCGCGCGTCTGTTTGTTGGACAGAATGGCCTGCAGCCCGACGACATCCTTGGCAAGCGTCTGAATATTGTTCTGCGCCGCATCGATCACCGCCAGCCGCTCCTGCAGCCGCTGCAGATTCTCATGCGTCGATTTGGTCTGCTCGGTGATCGTCGAGTTGACGCGCTGCGACATGCCGTCGAGGCGTTGGCTGATCGCCTGGTTGAGCTCGCTCTGCCGCGCGCCGAAGACTTCGGTCATCGCCGCGATACGGCCTTGCATCTCCGCCTGGATCTTCAGAAGCTCGGCCATGCGCGCCTCGCTTTCTCCAGCGCGAAAACTCGCTTCCTCGGCCTGCTCGCGGCGAAGACTTGCGCCCCGCAGCAGAAGCACGATGACCAGAAGGATGAGGGCCAGGAGAATGCCGCCGGCAAGCGCCAGCATGGCCGGGCTGATCGAGGCAAACGACAGAGTGAACGAATCGGAATTGACGGACATGCCGCAACCATACCAGAAGAGACGGCAATATATAGATCAAAACGTGAACGGAATTGGCGGTCCCCAATATCCTCGCAGGCAGCGGCTCCTGCCGGCGCCTGCGGAAAATTGCGGCTCGATCGAACGATTTCGCGTGTCGGCGAGGATTGTGCCGTCCTGGCTCAAAAGTCTGCCAGCTCGGCCAGCGGCCCGCGGCGAATATGGCGAAATTCCGGGCGGGGATGCAAAAAAGCGTCTTCCCCGCCTGCCGGATAATTCCATAGTCGGAAAAGATGGGTTATGGGAACGCCATGACCATCAAGCCACTCATCATTCTTCCCGATCCTATTCTCCGCCAGGCCTCCAAGCCGATCGAGCGGGTCGATGCCGATCTGCAGCGTCTTGCCGACGATATGCTGGAAACCAT
This Rhizobium acidisoli DNA region includes the following protein-coding sequences:
- the ptsN gene encoding PTS IIA-like nitrogen regulatory protein PtsN; the encoded protein is MALADLLHQDAIIPALRVNSKKQLLQELAARAARITGLSEREIFDVILQRERLGSTGVGNGIAIPHGKLVNIHSIVGIFARLEQPVDFEALDDQPVDLVFLLLAPEGAGADHLKALSRIARVLRDHDLVAKLRATDSASAIYAFLNEEQTSNAA
- the hpf gene encoding ribosome hibernation-promoting factor, HPF/YfiA family, whose amino-acid sequence is MSVRVSGKHMEIGDSFRQKIEDQIGMAITKYFDGGYSGQVTVEKASSRYSADCKLHLDSGVVLHAAGEATDPLLAFDAASERIEKRLRRYKRKLKDHHAGNHLNGFAEVSYTVMDSVPDHEDEIPDDFAPAIVAESTKQLKTMSVATAVMALDMTDEPLLLFRSPGKEHLNIVYRRHDGNIGWIDSANIKG
- a CDS encoding DNA recombination protein RmuC, encoding MSVNSDSFTLSFASISPAMLALAGGILLALILLVIVLLLRGASLRREQAEEASFRAGESEARMAELLKIQAEMQGRIAAMTEVFGARQSELNQAISQRLDGMSQRVNSTITEQTKSTHENLQRLQERLAVIDAAQNNIQTLAKDVVGLQAILSNKQTRGAFGQSRMETIVADGLPMGAYAFQQTLSNGSRPDCTIRMPNGAPPLVIDAKFPLEAWNAIRDAGSPEAGKIAGQQFRRDMEVHIRDISEKYLIQGETQDTAFLFVPSESIFAEIHENFEPVVQKAHRARIVIVSPSLLMLSIQVIQAVLKDQRMRAQAHLIQGEVAILMDDLGRLDERVRKLQGHFAMAQKDIDMVVTSADKLTKRGAKIEALEFEAGGDSKPGRDAEPAAKSVESRTGLLKLRVVDEE
- a CDS encoding methyl-accepting chemotaxis protein; this encodes MSIFRMKSLAAKLIVITGIAIALVLVVSNFFLIGQTRDRVQTLTMDQANLEAKAIANEIAANVGELASAARTMSGVIGRGHEGKSLDRKGMINVLKANLEQNAFAFGSWFCEQLGALDGKTTEIANNNDEGTNKNGAFAPYWSKTKDGGIQYSTFDNDYTAEWWKLAADSGKGAITTPYMAEGTDVPTLLTSIAYPVMSGGKMIGVGGVDISLKSLTDKLQALHPFGSGRVTLLSQTGNWIVAPIPDLMTKQYDGEGADTVKSALSSKQPGLVRNLTYDGLDPFDRVVYPFAVPGVNATWIVLVDVPHTAINAPVQDQTTMMIVNGLIVLGAVMLALYFAVRSLVQRPLGGLVASVEALGDGKYDEPVAAQDRTDEIGSVAKALEGFRFTLADSRRLEDEAARERQAAETERGRSESERQQSVSLQRHIVSIVGTGLSALSQGNLSHRITDDFPGEYGKLKQDFNAALASLEETINTMNLSVANIGLGTGEISNSASDLAKRTEQQAASLEETAAALNELTAQVDSSADNARTAADNVNLACQDAEKSGEVVQKAIASMQGIEQSSTEVSRIISVIDEIAFQTNLLALNAGVEAARAGEAGKGFAVVAQEVRELAQRSANAAKEIKTLINTSAVQVKEGVDLVGRAGGTLHKIAEQVMSINDLIRQISASASEQAVGLKEINQAMNQMDQVTQQNAAMVEEATAASVALNDEAQTLKALATRFRVAGSSNAAALTSVAQQMRAPTASAASPHATPAVRRAAAPSRGSAAVAQDSWEEF
- a CDS encoding ribokinase — its product is MITVFGSINMDLIATTERLPKPGETVAGNGFATAAGGKGANQALAARRAGRYVHMAGAVGKDSFAADALALLDDAGTDLSLVKHVDGPTGTALILVGGDGENMIAVVPGANGLVTPNDAETAIGGMTEGDILMLQFEVPADAIERALSAARAKGVTSILNLAPLIPDAPRLGRLADIVIANETEFERLAGQDGMDTPAREAALTRLHAETGQTLIVTLGGDGVIAIRDGAISRAQGLKIEPVDTVGAGDTFCGYFAASLDEGLDFASALRRAAVAGSLACLKSGAQPSIPRGEDVVARI